From one Oxyura jamaicensis isolate SHBP4307 breed ruddy duck chromosome 15, BPBGC_Ojam_1.0, whole genome shotgun sequence genomic stretch:
- the SPRING1 gene encoding UPF0454 protein C12orf49 homolog yields the protein MVPCGALLWRRLLRKRWVLGVVFGLSLVYFLSSTFKQEERTVRDRNLLQVQEHEQPILWKDQFSSGNSSHLSNQCRNSVQGKLLITDELGYICERKDLLVNGCCNVNVPSTKLYSCDSCLPNGCCSVYEYCVSCCLQPNKQHLLERFLNRAAIAFQNLFMAVEDRFELCLAKCRTSSQSVQHENTYRDPIAKYCYGEYPPELLPV from the exons ATGGTGCCCTGCGGGGCGCTGCTGTGGCGGCGGCTGCTGCGGAAGCGCTGGGTGCTCGGCGTCGTCTTCGGGCTCTCCCTCGTTTATTTCCTCAGCAGCACCTTCAAGCAG GAAGAAAGGACGGTGAGAGATCGGAACCTCCTCCAAGTGCAAGAGCACGAGCAGCCGATCCTGTGGAAGGACCAGTTCAGCTCAGGGAACAGCAGCCATCTGAGCAACCAGTGCCGGAATTCTGTTCAGGGGAAGCTCCTCATCACAGATGAACTGG gctaCATCTGTGAGAGGAAGGACTTACTGGTCAATGGCTGTTGTAATGTCAACGTGCCCAGCACAAAGCTGTACAGCTGTGACAGCTGCCTTCCCAACGGCTGCTGTAGTGTGTATGAGTACTGTGTGTCCTGTTGCCTGCAGCCCAACAAG CAACATCTGTTGGAGCGTTTCTTGAACCGGGCAGCTATTGCTTTCCAAAACCTCTTCATGGCAGTTGAAGATCGTTTTGAGTTGTGTCTGGCGAAATGTAGGACTTCATCACAG AGCGTGCAGCATGAAAACACCTACAGAGATCCAATTGCAAAATACTGCTATGGCGAATAtcccccagagctgctgcctgtttgA